The Helianthus annuus cultivar XRQ/B chromosome 15, HanXRQr2.0-SUNRISE, whole genome shotgun sequence genomic sequence taacaaATCTAAGTCATGGTTGAATGATCTGAACATTTTCAATCTATGAAATTCATAAAAGTTAATCATACTTAAAATTTTAATAATCTGTTGAAGTTTCATACAACCTCTATATGGAAATTTACCTGATCAACGCAAGAATTGACGCATACGACCTATAACAGGTAAATGAACAGATCTGCCCAAGACTAATCAGTCCTTATCAACAATAGCAGCCACTCCAAATTTTACCCGATTCAAAATAATACCCATAAACTTCCCAAGGCAAACAAAATAATACGTTGTGAAATAAATGACAAAAACGATTATAAGTTTAATATTAACATATCCAAGCTGTTTATAATGCCACATACAAAACACCTTTTTTTTACTTGGATCAGCGTCAAAAAGATTCCAACTATAAATCATATCCTTATAACcaatgtttattaaaaaaaatttctaaCAATGGGATATTATAAAACCAACTATCAAACAAAGATAGAGCCAATGAAAACAAACAATTATATTTTCATGATTAGGTTTTTTAATCAATCCACCCAATTTAAACATGGGACTTTTAAAACTTTGAAGTCATCAGGACATTACATTAAAGATGATTTCAAAGAAAACAAGCATCCATTTTATCCAAATTCAAAGCCACTCAAACCCAAATCTTAAATGGGTCGGTTATCGAGTCACTTTTTCCCAGCCAAAAACCCAAACAACCCAACCCGAAATTCATAACCCGAATAAAAAGTCAAAGATTTAAAGTCTTTGGTATTTGAAACATTAAGTTTTAGAACTTTTGAACATTATTATATAATATTGTCAAATAATGtttatattttgatgatattttttaATACATCAAACTCACTAATGAAAGCAATCTTTTTCTAATCCATTACATTATAGGTGagtaaaaaataattaaaatcaaTATTTAGATCATATAAGACATACCGAAACCTATGAAGTACTAATATGCAGTTAAATAGGTGTGGTAACCGATTGTTGGTTGCACTTGCTTTTTGTTGTGTTAAAGTTTAATCAACTTTTCCCAGTagtcatgtatatatatatttttttttacataaaaagGAAAGTGCCCTTTAAGTGATATTAGTCTCCAATCTGAGTATCAAAACTATCTTCAACTGTGTTCACAAATACAAGCTATATTAATTAGTTAAACGATTACTCAAGTGGTCTCATGTTACATCCAATACTTagttataacattaaacacactCAGAATGCTGATATAGTTTTAGGTACCCTATTTTCATCAGGTATATGCATCAGAGAAAAcgaataaaaatcaaaacatttAACTAACCCTAGTTAGCAATTAACCCTAAAATTGAAACTTGCTAGAATCATTATGCTGAAGATCTTTGAAGCCGACTACAAAAATGTATTTGAGATAAGTGATAACACCGAACCTTTATAAATCGAGCGTGAGATTTCACCTGTTGCAATAAGCCTTAAAAACCCTAAAACCGGCTGGTTATataacatagaaaaacaatttgaaaaataaagtaaaaaaatatGAACCATACCTGTGTAGATCTGATTGCTAGCACGGATTATATGGTAGCAATAAGAACATGTATTCTCCATCAATTGAGAAGAAACGGTGTTGATCATGAAGATGCCTAATGAAGATACCTAAGTAATCAAGCATGAAGaatcatcaatatatatattgCAAAATTTATGTTGGATCTACAAAGAACATATTCGATTTACCTTGTCAGACGTTTGAGATTGAGAGAGGAAGCTTGGAGAAGACGCTAAAAGTTGGAAACCCTAGTATGCGAATGAAAGGAGCGGGTTGTTCTTGGCGGTGGTGATTTTTAAAGGGGGTTAGGGTTTGTGAAGTTTGAATCGCACTGAATATAGAGAGAGAAGAAACCCTAGGCGTTTCAAAAGAAAGACGAGAAGAGAGatgataaaagaaaaaaaaaagggatggtactgttgggcgggaaaaTGGAATTGAGGATACCCTAATCAAGTGACACGTAGCCcaaaaaactttcatttattagttAGACTTTGTGTAGTGGGGTGCTATGCACCCACATAAAGCCCCTATAAAGCCCCAAACACCACTACGAAGGGCTTTATGAGACAAAAAAGAGGGGAGGCGCCATGCATATAGCGTCGGGTATGGGGGATGTTTTCAAAGTTTGGaccaatcacaaacaagcaaggtttttataattagttaataaaattgaaaattaataattaggtaatgatgggtaggggtTTTATGACTACGTGCTCTAGTGATATAATGCCCCATAAAGCCCTCGTGTGACGTGACATGACACGTGTCGTATAACGCCCCACAATGGGCTTTATGACTTCGGATGACCTTAGTTATAATAGATAATAGTAATAAGAGTAATAATTACACTACTAGCATCAACTTTTACAAAATTATTATATATAGTTTATTTGGCCTAGATTTTAAACTTTATTCAATACGTATTTGAATTCTTAAATTCACACAACACATTTAAAACAAAAGAATAAATTTGACACATTCTTTCATTACTTGTCAGAGCAACCAACAACCTTTTAAACCAAAATTCTAATATTTAAAGAAACAACCATATACCTTAATTTATCAAAAGTGCAAAACTTCATCTTGCAAGTGACATTGTTAGGGTGTTTGGTGAGTGGGTGTTTGAGTGGGTGTCACTGATCGGTGATCATACCTCCATGATTGAGTTAGGGTGTTTGAGTAGGAGAGAGGGTGAGAAATCGATGTAAAGTCACCGAAGGTGGAGAAAGGtgatggaggagagagagagagagagagagagaggagagaggagagaggagagaagaACAAATCAAAAAATacataactcaaacaccctagagtgattaaccataccccctgattgagtgcaaaataggGATTGGAATAGGGAGTTGACATAGCATAAAATTATTGGGTAGAAAATCACTCAATCACCCTAGAGTATTAACTATACCCCACCTTTATGTGCGAGAATGAACATAATCGTGTGACATGTTTTTCCCAAAACTTCAATTCAATCATTGAACAACATGCCTCTGGTATTAATTTTAAGCTTATCGTGAAAAGAAAGTATTGTTTTTAATACTTCTCAAAATTAAGTATTATTTTTAAGGTATTATATTCTTTTTAGTTCTTCAGAGCTTATCGTAAAGAGAAAATATTGTTTTTAATACTTCTCCTTAAAAATTTAGTATTATTTTTAAGGTATTGTTCTTTTTAGTTCTTCAGACCTCATCGTAAAGAGAAAGTATTGTTTTTAATACTTCTTAAAAAGTTAGGGGCCGTTTGGGAACCTCTGAATgggtaagtgctgaaccagtaagaggtctgaatgggtAAGAGACTCTGAACTAGGAAGTGCTGAACCAAAAAGTGCTGTTTGGTTGAACCTCTGAATGGCTATGCACAATGACTACTTTACCCCTCTGAACTATTTTATGCTGAATGAAATGTATCTGTTTGGTCAGTGCTCTGAATGACGGTTCTGgaagattaataataataaaatgaaaaCACATAACATTATAGAAAATCCAAATTACATATAAGTCcttcaaaattcttaaaaattaCTAAAATTCAGCAAGAAATTAATAATTTACGTAGAATTttaattttaaacatttcaaattagTTGACTAGCTATCTGGTTACGCAAAGTAGTCATATACTCAATGTCTTGTGAACCCCATTCTGTGTCGTGAACGAACTGCCCAACATTTTCTCCACCTTGTATTTCAGAAAACACAGTGTTCTCGCCATACTCCACAAATAATTGATCACGAATATTGCACTTCCTTATAAAATTATGGACGGCGAAACAGGCGATCACTATGTCCCTTTGGATTGGAAAAGAAAAGGGAGCCATTTGCTTTAGGATTGGGAATCTCGCCTTCAAAACACCATATGAGCGCTCAATAACATTTCTGAGTTGTGCATGGGCATGATTGAATTTTTCTTCCTTAGTTAACGCACGTTGTCGTCGAAAATCGGCTAGCCAATATCTCGTATTACGGTAGGGAGTCATAAACCCACGAGTGTTGGTGTATGCAGCATCACAAAGGTAATATTTATCTATAAACACCAGTATCAAAACTATTACATAAACAATAGGTaatttataaataattaaagttaaaatGATTAAAAACCTGGTGGGGGGAAGGAAAACCCGGAAGTCGGGTTAAATACTACTTCTTTTAAAACTCGTGAATCATGTGCAATCCCCTCCCATCCGGCCCATACAAACGTGAATATCATATCAAAATCACAAATTGCTAAGACATTCTGAAAGCATTCACCCTTTCCTCTTCCCCTGTAACGAGTCTGTTGGTCAACAGGCACGACTGCATGTACAAGAGTTCCATCTAGCGCACCTATTGCTCCAGGGAATATTTGTTTTAGTTTTCTATGTCGTTCTGAAGTATTTGCAATTGCATTAGAAGATGTTGGATTTATAACTTCTCTTGCGAAACTCATCATTGCATTTAGGACCTCATGAAAACATCTATGAATTGTTTCTGTTGAGTGCTGAAACCTTCGTTTAACCATTCGAAAACGTTCATTATGGCCTATGACTGTTAAAAACATAGCCAACTTTTCTTCAAAGCTTATTGACCTACTACTTTGCAACcaatttttttctttaaaatgaTTGCACAATAGTACAAATGCATCACGTGAAAGACGCATCAACTCATGACACTGTGTAGAAGTTCCATGCAACAATTCTTGTGTGTATGCATGACCGGTCAATGCCGAATTCAAGTCTCTTATCTtttcatttctttttctttttgagtCTAACCGTTTCCAATACCAACAAAGGAGAATGAAAACTATAACCTCATCGTCAGGATCCATAGGCTACCTGTCATGACCATTAAATAACATTCAAGATGAACAAAAGATCCATATCATAACATCAAAAAATATCCATAACAAAATATTAAAAACCATAGATATATAAGATCCACAAAATTCAATCCAAACAAAACACATCCTTGACATAATATCCACAGAATCATCTAAAAAAATATCCATAACAATTTGTGCAACAAAACCCTATGCATAAAACATCCATAAAATGACACCCACAAAACCCTATCCGATCAATCCATACTTTGCTCCAGCATTCTTGACCCATAGTTCACAACTTTGCGGCTGAAGTCGTAACCACACTTTCCTAATATCAGCACTTTCACCAAAAAGCAAAAGTGCTGTTTGATATTTCACATCTAACTCTCCCCATCCCATTGTCTCCAACTTCTCCatgcatgcatcaatatcattaGAAAGATTGTGTTTCTCTATCAAGATCTTTGCCACCTTAGTAATGCAGTCCCCAACTTCATCTATTGTTGCCTTATCTTTTCGTTTCTCCCTTTTTTTAGACCGACCGGATGCTTCCTCAGTAGCACCTTGAGTTGGGGGTTCCATTTGACCGCACTCGATATCCTCAATACCATTTAAATTGTGGTCAAAAACTTCCTCAGAAGGATGAGGAAGTGTAGAAGATGGCCCCCAACTATCAAAGCCGTTCGAAGTAGATCCCTCAAACAGTTGAACACAAAGCTCGGGGAAAGAAAGTGGCGCGCTTCTCAAAGCTTCTACGTATTTGTTTGACTGTGTAggaaaataatataaaatattataagATAATTGAAATTTAATAATAACTATTATTTAGAAAAACTAAATACCTTTATCTCTAGTTGCCATTCTTCTTCTGACAAGTTAAAGGTGTTTGTTACAGGATTATAAACGTTGCCGGTTTTGTTCTTAAGCTTTGACCAAGCAGAAAATTTTGATTTTAGATAATCATAGCGGTTCTTCATTTGTTTTTGATCCGCTATGAAATTGTGTTCGGTTTTCAACTTTTCCGCCACATTCTTCCATGAGCTTTGTTTAAGGCTGCTTCCTTCACGACCATGGAGTGTTACTTCTACAATACATGCTTCAAGAAATGTTTTGTCAACGCTCTCTTGCTTCCAACTAATCCTATTCCTTTTTGACATTTCTTTGAATatttcaaaacaaaataaaagcaAGATTCAATCATGCATCAATATCATTAAAATGATTATAGTCAAATGAAAAGAAAATGAGTCTGGAAAAAGAGAAGTGGACCCAAGCATTTACTAAATCAACATTTCTATTAAAACTACTAATTAATTTAACAAATAGAGTCAACATAAAAGAGGTGGTGGACCCAAGCATTTACAAAAAACATAAAAGAGGTGGTGGACCCAAGCATTTACAAAAACTCATTAGCATAAAAGAACACAAAAAGTCCAAGCATTCATTAAATGATCTCCACTGTACAAACATGCAAAACCTATGGAAGAATATCCTCAAGCTTCTGATCATACTAATCTTATTAAATTTGGTGTTTTGTTTGGTTCAAAAATCTAATTAAAATAAGATACCCTAGTGGGTGACCATCGTTCAGCACATAATATGGTCAAATTTGGGTTTAATGATTCTTGATTTTGGTCAAGATAATTAGCCAAAAGTTCATATGTGGGTTTTACGTTTTTACACGTAAATACATATCTTCTTTAAGTTCATCTGTATGTAATTTACCGGAAGATCTGAACCAGATACAAGCATACACTAGCCCTGAATCAAACCATAACCCGCACAACCTAACATCGAGCATTCCAGTAACATCAAATACATAACTAAAACGATTAACATATTGGCGAATCAATACttaaaaaaaaaccctagttttcaaaACGCATACAGAGCGATCGAACTTACCTGGTTGTGATCGAAGTTTTGTTGGAATCGGCAGTTGATATGCTTGGATGGTGGTCGCCACTCGCCAGAAGAGAAGATGAGAAGACGCAAGGAACGTGTACGTACGTGGGTATTTAGGTCTTTGTTTTCATTCAGagattgttttaaaactaaatcGCTCAGAGGCCCATGAACCATTAAGAGGTGTCCACTTAACAAACCAAACACTCTTAACTCTTACCCATTCAGATGTAGCCTCTTAATGgaatcattaagaggctaccaaacagccccttagtattATTTTTAAGGGAGTAATTTGGTCCCTGAGTtttggtcacttttgctactttagtctaaaactcaaaccttttgaatctgaggttcttgtggtttcagttttattgccattttggtcaaaAAATGAAATCTACTCATATTTGTCTAATAAAATCTTGGTAtgttgtccttttcctcaggggaaAAATGGTCACCATAGTTTTATTACAAAAACAGCAGAGATTAGAAATCTTCCCCAAAACATCATCTTCTCCAAACCAAAACCTTACCAAACCCTTCTCTGTTCctcttccccaaaacattatcTCACTCTCAACAACACCTCCTTCGCTCCATTCCTCACCTACCTCACCAACACATCATCTCACTCTTGGTTACGCGACCCTGACGGAGCAGGATCAGAACTCGCAGATCGGCTCGGTGTTGTGTTTATCGGCGGCGATTGAAGGACTTATTGTAACCTCACCACAAGGACTTATTTGGCAAAAGAGCAATTGTATGAACAATTAACAATTTCGGGCACGACACAATCCCCAAATCTATCCACAAAACCTGCAAATCCTAAATCTCACATACATTTAATTGATTTTTCTAACACATCGTTTAATTggtttttcattttttatatcAGCAAAATATGCACTTTACTTTTCATCTTCAAATTCATGCAACCAAGCTCTTTCTACACATATATGTAATCCCAAATTCATGAAGCGGTCTCAATATTCAAGTAAGTATCAGATCTTCAACAAATACCCATATAATCAAActcaaaaattaaaaaacaaacctTTTTGTGTTTATTCTAACTTCTAATTAACAGGAAAAAAATCTAAATATTCAAGTGGGTATCAGAAATTCAACAACTTTAAGTTCAACAACAACCTAATACTGTAGATTATGACATAAACTGAAAAAGGGCACAAGGGCCTACCTTGAAACCAATTAGATGTCGTAATATGCTTTTATTAACAACTTGAAATGGGGTTTTGCAGTGAGTATAATCGGTGGTGTTGGGGTTGCAGACAATGGTGTTTGTCGGTGAAAGGCGATGTTTCCCGGTGGTTGTTGAGGGTAATGGTTTGAATTTTGGGGTATTCATGGACGAGATTGAGAGAGAGCAGATGGTTGTGTTAAtggtggatgatgatgatgatggttgggTTTGCCAAATAAGTCCTAAaataccattttacccctgagaAAAAGGACAAAATACCAGGATTTTATTAGATAAATATGAGCAGATTTCACTTTTGggtcaaaatggcaataaaactgaaaccacaggtactcagattcaaaaggtttaagttttgaactaaagtgggAAAAGTGataaaccttagggacgaaaatcACAGTTTATTCTTTTTAAGGTATTGTCCTTTTATGAGAAAAAATGTCGTATTTTTTTTTATAGAAAAGAACTGGTATATAAACCAACAATATAAAATCGCCGCATGCACCACCAAATCTTCCCTCCTTTTGCTCTCTGATAAACCCTAAGAAGTTCAGTTTATACCCTACAATTCTTCATATTTGATAACAATAATAATCCAAATCTAAACATGTCAGACCGCATACCCTTGGAAATCCTGTCGGAAATCCTGAAAACGCTTCCTGTGAAATCGTTGCTTCGATTACAATCTGTCTGCAAAGCATGGAAGTCTCTGATCAAAAGCTCTGATTTCATTGCACGTTATAGCAGCCAACGCCAACATCTGCTCATAAGGTATACAAAGTTAGATGATTTTAAATTAGAATATGTTTCATTGTTGATGATCATACTTTCCCCCAACAGAGAGTCTCCCCCACTGTTCCCTTGTTGGTTAAGAACCTTGAATGTCCTGTCTTAATAGGCATCTCTCACGGCTTGTTTTGTTTTTACGGTGATTATCAACCCGGATGCAGGGCTGTTATTTGGAATCCTAGTATTAGAAAAGCAGTTGATGTCGTTGTGCCTCGTGTGACATACTATAACCTATATAGATCCGCTTTAGGGTTTGGGGTTTGTAGTAAGACCAGCGACGCTAAGATTGTCACCATCACACATTCTCAAAGCGGTATTATTGATATGGAAAGCGTAAACCCTTGGCAAGTTGAGGTGTTTACATTAACCACAAGGGCTTGGAGAAGTCTTTATAGCGACAATCTCCCTCGTAAATCAGTTAAGCATTTCAAGTTACCGGTAGTGGTAGATGGGTGTCTTTATTGGCTTGCTCATAATTGTGATGGTATTACCGTGGATGATGGTACATTTACGACTGATTTGATTATCTCCTTTGATCTGACAAGTGAAGAATTTGGAGAAGTAAACCTTCCGGATAGTTTAGCCCACCCTCATTGTAGTTTGTCTATGCATAAGCTAAGGGAGTCCCTTGTTGTGGTTGAAGACAATAGACAAGTTTACCATCTATGGGTGATGGAGGATGGTGTTCCAAAATCGTTTCAAAAGCTCTTCACTATGAGCATTCACTCACCAGGTGTATCGATAGTTTGTCTAAGGGGATTTATGAAGACAGGTGAACCCTTAATTGAATTACGAACTCATCCTGGCAACACAAGAATACTTGCTGCTTATGAACCCTACTCTAATTCCATCAATAATCTTAGGATTAATGTAAGAAAAggtttatattattttgtgtatTCCTACACGGAAACGCTACTTTTGCTTTGATCAGCCCGTTATTACAGTTTATGAAAAAGGTAATTGGCCAAATTGCAAAATGGAGAGTTAAGGACGGAAGGCTTTTGAAGCATTCAGGCAGGTTATTGATTTTTTTCatatttgtttttgtttattattCATACTAGCAATGTAACTATCTCGTCCATTGAATTGTTCCAAGATTACTATCGTTTTCGTAATTATGTGATTCATTTATTATCCATCTTGTGTTCAAGATAAGGTTTAGTACCTTTATTATGTAAAACTTCCAGCCATTATGATTTTTGTTCATGGGAGTACATGATTCTTGAAATCAACTGATAGGCGCCTTGATCCACTTATGcttttttgatgattttgttaTCTTTCATAATGATTTTGTTAAATAACTAATGAAGTTGCAAAATGGCAGTTTGGCTCATATGTTCACATAcacatcattttttttatttagtctTCAATCCCTATATGTTCAATGTACTAAATGTCTTTTTTAGTGAATTTTGTACCAAAAATATGCATGTTTAATATAATTTATTGGAGATGCTATGTTATGTTGAGAAATCACATAAAGCTGCTGGTTTAGAGAATCAAAGATATGAGTTTAGCATAGTGGAATTTGATTTTAATGATATAGTCTAAGTGGGTTAGGCATAGTCTAAAGAGGGTTAAAGGCGATCCGGGTGAAAGTCAAAGTATAGATCGACCTGTCAAGAGTGAAACCTGCTTGCACAAAAGAACTTAAAGTGTGCCTGGTGAGTTTTGGGGCGTCCGTGAAGGCAGGTGTTGGGATTATTACACTTACTTTGTTTCTGAGTGTTGAGAGTAGAAATTAGTATATGAGCCCACGGGTCTATTAGGTTGTTACGGTTTAGTTATGATGTCTATATATTGTAACCGAATCCTTCAATGATAAATAATTCAGTATTTCATCACCTTACCGAAATTGGTAAACGGGAACTTTGCAGAAATAAGGTGCTGTATAGGCTTCCTGTTACCTTGTATTTTTAGTTTGTGAAACAGGAGACAATTCTGGTTTTGAGAAAAGGGAAGAAATAGGTATAATGAAGCTTGAACATCGGAGAGATAAGGATGGTGTTGGTCGTTGTATATATGTCACTTACCTCCTCCTCTAAATATGC encodes the following:
- the LOC110869406 gene encoding uncharacterized protein LOC110869406; this encodes MDPDDEVIVFILLCWYWKRLDSKRKRNEKIRDLNSALTGHAYTQELLHGTSTQCHELMRLSRDAFVLLCNHFKEKNWLQSSRSISFEEKLAMFLTVIGHNERFRMVKRRFQHSTETIHRCFHEVLNAMMSFAREVINPTSSNAIANTSERHRKLKQIFPGAIGALDGTLVHAVVPVDQQTRYRGRGKGECFQNVLAICDFDMIFTFVWAGWEGIAHDSRVLKEVVFNPTSGFSFPPPDKYYLCDAAYTNTRGFMTPYRNTRYWLADFRRQRALTKEEKFNHAHAQLRNVIERSYGVLKARFPILKQMAPFSFPIQRDIVIACFAVHNFIRKCNIRDQLFVEYGENTVFSEIQGGENVGQFVHDTEWGSQDIEYMTTLRNQIASQLI
- the LOC110869408 gene encoding L10-interacting MYB domain-containing protein-like; protein product: MSKRNRISWKQESVDKTFLEACIVEVTLHGREGSSLKQSSWKNVAEKLKTEHNFIADQKQMKNRYDYLKSKFSAWSKLKNKTGNVYNPVTNTFNLSEEEWQLEIKSNKYVEALRSAPLSFPELCVQLFEGSTSNGFDSWGPSSTLPHPSEEVFDHNLNGIEDIECGQMEPPTQGATEEASGRSKKREKRKDKATIDEVGDCITKVAKILIEKHNLSNDIDACMEKLETMGWGELDVKYQTALLLFGESADIRKVWLRLQPQSCELWVKNAGAKYGLIG
- the LOC110869409 gene encoding F-box/kelch-repeat protein At3g06240-like — its product is MVFVGERRCFPVVVEGNGLNFGVFMDEIEREQMVVLMVDDDDDGWRVSPTVPLLVKNLECPVLIGISHGLFCFYGDYQPGCRAVIWNPSIRKAVDVVVPRVTYYNLYRSALGFGVCSKTSDAKIVTITHSQSGIIDMESVNPWQVEVFTLTTRAWRSLYSDNLPRKSVKHFKLPVVVDGCLYWLAHNCDGITVDDGTFTTDLIISFDLTSEEFGEVNLPDSLAHPHCSLSMHKLRESLVVVEDNRQVYHLWVMEDGVPKSFQKLFTMSIHSPGVSIVCLRGFMKTGEPLIELRTHPGNTRILAAYEPYSNSINNLRINVRKGLYYFVYSYTETLLLL